In Myripristis murdjan chromosome 23, fMyrMur1.1, whole genome shotgun sequence, the DNA window ACCTGACATTACATAGCAAAGCAACAGTCTCTATCATTCATTTGACATCAAACTGTACTTGACTTTTTGCTCCATACTCTCAACTATATTAGacttcacatttatttattattttttttttttttccatttgatcaCCAGAAAAGGAAAGAAGTCACAGtaccgcccacactgtttgactgacaggtgctCTCTGAGAAGTGCAGTGTAGAGACGCCACAGCAACGAGCACTGTGCTACAAACACGGAGACAAAATTACAAACGATCATTTTAGCTTTTTATCAGTTtatctcttgctttctctcacGCAGAGGAGCACAGATGCCTATGGAAAGTGGGTAGGACTAGTATGTTGATGGTGTTTTTTACAATAGGAGAGAGGTGTGTGAAATgcactaaaaataaaagatccACGGCAGTGCCTCTGACCCAGTATGCGCAGCTAACACCCACAGAATTAGAGTTATAGGAAGGGAGCCATCCAGGAATAGCCATCCAGGAATCACACTCCACTTGGAGTCAAATTCATCCATGGGAGGAAGTCAGGCATGAATGATgctcagagaggagagggaggggggttggaCATAGAAAAGCAAAAGACAGGGATGTTAAAGAGGGCAGACAGGGAATCAGAGAGGAGATGGGTTGGAAAATTTAAGGTAGGCGAGGCACACAAGTTGGCAAAGTGGAAGGACAGGAGGAAACAGGGCTGCGGGCCACACAGGGAGAGGGTGTTTCTACATCAAGATGCCCCCTCCAtagcctctctctgtttcccaggTGGCATCACCAGCACACCCAGCTGCCACTTCATTATAGTGCTGAGTCAGCAAtaacgggagagagagagagagagagagagagagagagagagagagagagagagagagagagagagagagagagagagagagagagagagagagagagagagagagagagagagagagagagagagagagagagagagagattatccCTGCTCCATTTGCACAGCAGATGAATCATGCCATGGCTATCAGCTAATGTAGTTACCATAATCTATATAAAGACAGCAGCAGGGTAGCAGGAGCCTTTCATTCAATTCCAGTAAAACCTTAAGGTCTGATGTCACATCAGACCCCAGACAGGCTTTTTGTGCCCGGCTGAATGACTTGCGTAGTATCCTTAATCAATTTCCAATTTTGAGGATTTGGACAGACTACTGTGTCCCTGCTTCACCGAGGAATTTCCCATCAGGTTTCTAAATAAAAATGCTCCCCTACCAGACAGAGACTGGATTGGCACTGAAATGCTGACTCATAATAATGCCAACTGCACATTCATTTCCCCCCCAGCTAAATTTAGACTATGATATAGCAAGAGTGGCATCTGAGCTCACTCCTAGATATACATGAAAAGCAACAATGCCCCCTGTTGGCCATTTGAAGAAACAATGTCAGGCAGAGGGAaaggcagtatgtgtgtgtgtgtgtgtgtgtgtgctgaagccTACGTTCGGGTTCTTgtcttcctccccttcctcctcctcctcctgaaaaGGGACGACAGAGTGAAACTCCTCATTTAACAGCTCAAGACGCTCTGCAACTACAACGAACGAGGTCTCAACCAGCAGAACAACATCATAGTATCAGTATCTTGCCATCAACCACAATCACATTTCCAGAGATTTCATTTTAAGAGGTCAAAATGTATGCAAATGATATTCAGAGAGATTTTCTGCTTTTGGATACAAATGCAACAACTCCTACAACATGGATCAGCATAAATTAACTTTCAGTGAAATATGCCAGTCCACTAAAAGCAATGCAGTATTGGAGAGAGCTCTGGCAAGCCAGCAACATTAACTCACCTTGATGTTTTGCAGAATTTCCAGATTAGAGCTGTAGCCCAGGCATGGGGTACACAGGGACCGGGGCTCTGGCAGAGTCACGCTGCGTGTGTCCATTCTCTTCACACACTGTTGCACTGAACATTTCATCTCCAGTCATCACTGAGGCCCTCTAGGCACCCCGGTGTGAAATATTCCATGCTGCAATCTTCCCCCAGCTCAGCATAATCCAGCGATTAACgtgcacacatcacacagaggCACTCACAGAAACACTGGGCTCAGTCTCTGCTGTCTCCAGAGCAGAGTTTTTGTCAGATTACAAATGTATTGTACGCGGTATACTGCACACGTGTACCCTTCAGTCTATATTGATTCTCATGCAGCTGATTGCTGGTTCAGATTCCACACAACTAGGCTTGCATGTAATCTCAATGGGAAGTTTTACAAAACCACGATGGTCTAAATAAAGTTTCAGAGCTTCTTTTTACCCTGTCAAACATAAAACTGTAGTTATGATTTTGGATGATttggaataaaaatgtgaaattatggAATACTAGGAAAATGTATGTATCAGTCTTGAAAAGACTACAAAAGTCAAACCATACTTGAAATTATAATCTTAAAGAAAAATCCCGTTTTGGGCCAAATACCCTTTTTTCTGACATAACCAGACTgacacaagatgtttgatactattttcaccattttttggaataaaaaaaaaaaaaagaaaaaaagactaaaaataataactaatatttttaaatttaattcaaaGATGTGTACTTCAAATGCACATGATACacagtgtaaataagacagctttggagttgctttAAGGTTTATTTGTTCACTTTGGCTGACCTAGGCTAATGGCTCCTATTgaattcaagtctttatgctaagctaacacaaaatgctaacCATAgaaaccgaaccactggacgtacagaggtgaagatggtgtccaatatcttgtctcagtctggaggAGATGGAAAAAGGGGACATTTGGCCagaatgttggagtattcctttaacgcTGGGAGACTCCATATGGTCTCAAATAATTCACATAAAGGACTGCCAGCCACACCAACAGTATTTGTATAGGGACTTTATTCAGAGAGCTAGCTGGAGATCCTAATGTACAGCGAGGGGAATCAGACGAGGTCGTGATGAGGTCACTGGGAGCCGACTTTGGGGGGAACCCACTCGTGGATCTTCTTGCGTGTGGTGGAGAAGGGCACGTACTGCTGGGACGTGCCGCTCACGTTGAACTGGTGGGTCTCGGCCAGGAACTTCTTTGGCACCGGCgggtgtgtggtgggggggtcgTCTGTTATGCAGTGCAGCCAGCGATGCCTGAGGAGCGAACAGGGGTGACACACTTATTGATAACGACAGGTAAGGACACCGCAGTGGCTTTAGAGCTGCTCCTCATATCATATCAAACTTTAAGATGAGGCTGATTTTAGATGCTACTGTACAACGTGACATAGTGGGATTTagtttttaaccctttgaaggctaagcagattcacttgatttctttcaaaaacatgagaaaaaggcAACAAGCAACATAACAAGCAATGACTAAAAATATTGCATGAAATTGGTAAAAAGTTAcaatatctttttaaaaaatatacaattatgataataatatagttttctagactttttttttttaactttgcttCCTTTGTTGATAAAttccttatctctctctctctttctctacggtttttttctattctgcctttatttctgccttttttccaaCGTTTTTGAAAGTTAAAGCTCAGTTAAAGCCTTTCACAAGCACTTACACACAACAAATTTGATGTCAATCCAGGTTTCAAAGTGTTCAGTTACTACAGTACTTGCCTAGAGGGTATTATTATTGGGGTAGTATTATGCATATGTCCAAACAAGGTTTATAAAAGTATAACTATAAGCCTTTGCAAACCAACAACTTGATGTTAGATGAAGATTTAATGAGGGCTCTGAGTAAACTGGGTTGCAGCAGCTCATCGCATCAAACATAATGCAGCACAAATACAACGTGttgcaaaaatgaaaaccaaCAGCAGAACAAGGAAGCAAGACAAAAATGATGTCAGGATGACGAATATGATGAAAACATGTACAGAATGAAAACATGTGAACTCACTGAAGCATTACATTACTTGTAGCTGTTCCCCTGAACTGGGACAGCCTTATTGTTgcattgtcattattttttgcttAATCATTTTTGTAACGATAAATGCCCATCACCAGTTAACAGAGTCCAAATGAGATCTTAAAAGTTGCTTAAGTAGGCTGataaacagctaaaaaaaaaaacagcttattttatgatagaaaacagaggaaagcgTGTAACTCTTAGTTTGTGAAGGTGAAGcaaatatttggtatttttacatGATAAAACGACTAAAACCATTAATCCGTTAGCAGAATTACGCAATGATTGGTTTTGTGTCAATCATCTGATCGTGTGACTGATTATTTTACCACCATGACATGAAACGACGTACCACTCAGCGGGCACCATGCTGCCGTCCACCTCCCACAGGGTGTTCTTCCCATTCATCTCGGTGGTGTAGATGACCCAGCGGTGCCGTCCTGGACACACAGGAGCAGGACAGAGGTGCTGTGAGCGCAcgctgacatcacacacacaggccaacacacactaacatcTGCACAGTGGCAACCGGTGTTTCACTAAACTGCACGTGGGTCATCTGTGGTCGATGTGAAGCATCAACCCAGAAACTAGTCCCTCCGAAGAAATAGGCACATAACATAacatcaacacaacaacacgctgaaaaacactgacctgaaccagacacttaaaaaaaaaaaaaaaaaaaaaggtgtctgGGTTTGACCATGGCTACACCACTgtctgatttctgtgtgtgtgtgtgtgtgtgtgtgtgtgtgtgtgtgtgtgtgtgtgtgtgtgtgacttcttACCAAAGAAGTAGTGCTTGGTGTCCTCATAGTATTTGTTCCCGTACTTATCAGTGCCCACCAGGGTCCCTGTCTTCACATCGTTGACCCTGCAAACAAAAGGACATCAACGCGTCATGGGCAGCCCTCGTCAATTTGATTaatctgattattttttggTATGATTTTTTCTACTTTCAGAGCTGGTTAGCCTGCTGTTCCTACGATCTGCTTCCACCATGAGACACGGAGGGCAGCAACAAGCAGTGGGAAACAACCACGCTTGATATTTTAGTTTTACCAGTAAGTGTTGCATGATGTGTCGCTGTGTGTACAGTTAAATTATTTACCAAAGGGCAAGTTTGTCACACTGAGGCTTAACAATAATCACGAGTCAAGTTAACCTTAGCTCGGTGGCTCTCCTAGCTAGCAAACAGCTAATGTGGCTAATGTCTCCGAAACCAGAGGCTCGACAGATCATGTAGAGAATATTTAATAAACCAGACCTGAACAGCTGGAGAAGTAAACCTCGTATTCCGCCGTGACCTCCCACCTGTCCCAAAGCCCTTCGGACGATGTTGGCATACTCCGCCATTTTTAGACGGAACTGTAATCGTGACGGACGGTCCCGCAGGTAAATATGTCCGAGTCACACAGGGATTATCTGTCCTAAGTTCCAcctagagacaaaaaaaaaaaaaaaaaaaaaaaaaaaaaaaaagatatatacgTGCACACAGCACgtatatatcttatttttatctttatcacacatttgtcttttgttaaggttattttgttttggcttttcaCGTGTGGAACATTATAGttttaagaatttcccagtttgggatcaataaagtaaatctatctatctatctatctagttatgttattatattgaaaaaactcacaaatttagaaaaaaaaatgtgttcaaatgaATTAATTGTATACTAATGCTATACTTAATATTTTGCATAATTTATACTAATGTACAACCAATAAAACTGTCCAATATTTAGCTAAATTATGTATAAATTGCTATTTGAGCGCTTCATTCTGGCACTCTATCACTGTTACCATCATACACACCAAAATGTACCATCTGCATGTACCAGTGCAgaggcgccgccaggaattttgggccccatgaaaaaaaaaaatatatatatgtatttgctcgatgatggtttaatactTTTAtgttagtttttacctatttttggtggcccctgtcaggcaagggcccttggaattgccCTAACTTTTCctccatatacggcgcccctgtaCCAGTGTAATAAAATTAAGGAGAAGGGGCAGcgtttgtgttgctttttatgAGTGATTCATATGTTAAATTCCTAAACCACAAACTAAGAAATTTCTCATACCATGCAAAAGCTAAGAAAGCATATCAAAAAGTCTATAGTGAGAGGAAAGCGTAATGAAATAATCAACAGTTATTGTTTTTCCTGATTGAGGAGCTCTTTCTGCTCCTTTGCTCCAGCCCTGCAGTGGTGTTTTACTTCAAAGCGCCTCAGCAGGGCGGATGACTGCTGACACACAGAGGCTTGCAGCTGCACTCTCTGTTTAAAGgacagtttcttttttcacttctgCATCCTGCTGCCCGAGAGACTGGATTAACGTAGCTGTGTGTCGCCGCTGAAGGAGATGAGGGGGGGGAACCAGAGCATGAACCCATGAGACGCTCATGAATATGCCTTATCTCCAAAACCAGCGCTTTGATCACCAGCTCAAAGAGAGACCCAGCCTTAACCCAGACGCTACTCCCTCCGTCTGAAACATGCAATGAAGCCGTAAAACTGCTTTGACCacaccagaaaaacaaaccacactGTACTTTTAATatactttttaattaaaaactgtTTCCTGACAGTTCAGAATCATTGTTTTATAACAGACTCTAAAACTCTGAATGGAGTGATGCTTACAAAAGGTCACTTGATGAACAATTACAaaggatgaaatgaaaataaggcATGCTCGGCGGCACCTGACAGGCAGTTTCCGGTCTAGACTACAGCAAAATGATCCTCGCtggccaaaaacattttttttttttttttaaatgtggatTAATTGCACAGAGATGGCAGCCTAATGAGCCTTCATCAGAGTATTAGGGGTTTGATTCCTTCACTAGTGTCGGATGGTGGAGACTCTTGCCTTGACAGAGTAGTGCAATCTCATTAGTACAAGTGAAACACGAGAGGTAACCCTGAAGAAACGGATGACAATGATTGTAGCTATTCGCCAAACTGCAGACCCAAAGTGGCCTGGCTAGAAAAGGCCTAGTGAGTAAGCTATCATCAAAAactgcattgttaatgtgtccTTATTCATCTGAGGAACAGCTTCCAGCAGAACAGCATTCCTGTTGGAGTTGATCCTGTAATAGGAGATATAAGGCATGTCTGTGTGAAAACAATCCTTGGAGttaatctagatttttttttttctggcttttgAACATTTCCTCAGAAATATATCTCCTACCCACTTTCCACAGTATCTTcctatatatattaaaaaaaaaaaaaaaaaaaaaaaaaaaaaaaaaaaagacagcatgcTCCTTCTCTGTAAGCAGTTATCATTTCAATCGTCTAATTaaatacaatgtaaaaaaaaaaaaaaaaaaagaaatagaaagaggCTTTGATGAAAACGTTTCCTAACACACCCATccaaccacatttttttttttgtattaaaaaaaaagaaagaaagaaaaagtggcAGCCTGTGCTTTTAAAACCATTATGgcagataaaataaatcaaGCTCCTCCAACCCTTTCAGACAAAGAGAAATGTACAATTCTATATAAATATTAGCTCTTGGCTTTGACATAAAAAGGGTCAATGTTGCTCTGTCATATACTTTCATATACAAAGTATTACCCGTTGACCACTTGTGATGTGGCGAGACaggcaaacaaaaatacatttaactGTAGTTAAAATATCTACATTATTTATGACATTTCCAGTTTTCTCCAGTATATTGTTTTACCCATGATTTAAATGTTTGGTTATCTCAGTCtacaaaataatattaaaaaaaaaatctcttatccAGAGAGATAAACCTCAAAAGCAGAAAatcaacttcctgtttctttgtaGAACCCTGTTTTTCACAGTAAAATCCAACCTAGTTACATCGTTCAACAACTGAAAAAGACATCAACAATACTTTTGCATACATGATGAAATATCTTGCAAATTTGGATATTTTACAGggtttgttaaattgttaaatttcATCTTAATTTTTGCTTGAATAAAAGGACCTGTATGTTATAACACAAGGAAAAATCAGGGTGCGTAAGTGAAGAGTGATCTGGCATGAACAGATATTTGTGGCTATATTTTGTTTCACATGAAAGAGATTCCTTCATTCATTGGCGGATAAAAATTCCCAGGCTTGCAGGCTTGTTGGATTTCCAAGGGCTTGTAGAGGCCCTGACATCTTTTCTGCGACACTTCCACACACATGCTTCTGgacttgacctttgacccacgGCTGTGACAGGTAACTGTGTCATTTCTGAGGTGAAGCCAACAGATCCACCGTCAGCTCCACTGAAAATGCAGAGCATCAGTAGCTGTTGCAGAGAGAAATatgttttgaaagaataaaaaaaaaaaaaatccattgctGCTTCTCGGAAAAACAGTCTGGTTTCCATTTCATtggcagtgtgtgatgtgtatcTTTATATCGGGCAGACAGTCCATCCGGAGTCCCTCCTGGACTGGTGACCCCTGACCTGTGATCCAGGGTCGTAAGTTGCCTGTAAAGTGGCTCCAGGGCTGCGGTGCAACGTCACTGCTGCCAAAGAGAACTACTGTTCAAGAATCATGGCCTCTTGGAAGGCTTCGATCCATCTGGAGAGGAAAGATTCACAACAGGAACAACGGCTCGCGTCAAAAACAtcgatacacacacataaaaatctCACCACAAAACGCTTCAACATGAAATACCTCTGTGCAGTGGGGATGTCATCGGCTTTAAAGATGTAAAACAGCGTGTTTTTATGGTACAGCTTGAACTGCAGCTTCTGAGCCGGGCCGTACTTCTCCTCTCTCAGGAAGAAACCCAACAACGGCTGGCTCTCCAACGCTGCTACATCCTGACAGGAGAAATGcttattaaataaaatgaaatcaaggCCACAGAGAGTCAACAGATACAATGAGTCAAAATCTGAGGTGAAATTGAACTCTGGTACAGTGTTGGGCTGTATAGTTTCCTGGgtgttatgagtccacatggaggtgaaatatcctcattagttgctcctcTGGCCTGCTCatataaaatactgtatttgtgtctctccataacAGTTCCCAAAATGACAAAGACATGTTAaattttctcaaacaaaaaaaaagggtgcCAGGAAATTTTTTATTGgaataatctgctttgtttatgtgctaaaagtgttattatggcagctgttttgttatggaaatgaatggagaaatagaaatccagtgttgcGGATTatcagcccaggggagcacagagcaactaatgaggagatttcaccagcatgtggactcataaTCACACCCAGAGAACGAGACAACCTAACacactaccaaagttcagttttgctttcagTGAAACAAAGTTTGATGCTTGTGTGTGGTGGGATACCTCGCTGGCGGCGTAGGTGTACAGGACTTTATTCTTGATGACAAACCACAGCCTCTTCCACTGCTTCTTGTTGCCTTTTGATCTGTTTAAGTAGCCACTCATGGAGGAGTTTTCTGTGTTGGCAGACaccttaaaaagaaaagagtgagGAAATGAAATCACACCACATTTTACTGCGACGTTAAAGGTGAAACATGCAAAGTCAAATATCATCAGGTGATGAGAACATCCGTCACAGCTGGAGCACAGCTCCATCATTAACAGTGTTCAGGGTTTCTCACCTCTTTCAGTGCAGCAGGAATCTTCTTCTGTTTTCTAGAAAAAGAGAAGGCTCCCGATTTCCCAATGGGAGAAAGGGATGTTGAGGCACAACGGTCACCtgtgaaaaacagacacaagAATAAGGCCATGcagtttgtgtatttatttgactGATTTCCTGTAACAACTGAAGTCACTTGTGACGTACTGTTCTCCTGCAGCTTGGCAAAGCAGTGGTCACACACACGTGCCGGCTGGTTCTTCAAGTACTCCAGATAGTACTTATTGGCAGAGCATGCCTGACAGACCACctatcacacagacacagacaatatGATGAGAGGAGGACTGGTAAACTACATAacgtagcagcagtagtagcagtaacagcagtagtagagACCTTGCCACAGGCACGACAGTGATGCCTTCTCCATGTGAGCGTGAACTCGCAGGTACAGATCATACACATGGTGGCCCTCAGGTCTGGGATCCAGATTGGAGCCTTTGAGCCCAGTGGGGCCCCACTATCCCCGGTACCATCAGCCTGAGATAAGAGAGAGGAAACATGGGTCTATACAGGACTACATATTAGACACAGCTCTAACACCCTGTGCAACAGAAAACACTTCACACCCACACAGATTTAAACATTACCTCCTCCTGACTACGGCTGGAGATGAAAGTTATCTTCTTCTTTGTGTAGTCGTCTATGGCCTTGGCGATGGCCTCCAGccactcatctctctctgtagCTGAGCTGCAAGCACAGAAAACATCAGAGCCCTCAGCAACCAATAGGAGGAAGTCTGAGTCAACCACAACCAGGCACAGCCAGTTATCTTCATGGACATTTATTGCTTATATTGTAAAATTCAACATGTGAAAGTGTCAGTTGCTAGGGGGGAGTGTTAACCTGGCAGACAGGATAAAGGAGCGTTCAACACTTTCGATGTTCAGCTCGTTCTGGTAGGCCTCCTGGCTGGGCTTACTCACCTGggaaacacagcaaaaagaCCCACAGATAATCAGGAAGGACAGTAAACTGCTGAAAATGATTGAGCAATGAtgaaaatactactactactactactactactaataataataatgataattataatgCATTTCCTATACAACAGCTCtgtttcaaatcaaaatcataaCAGCAAACTGAAAACGACTGAGCAGCCATGTTTGCAGTGTTCTCTCTCACCTTCATCCCAGCCAGGGAGAGCATGCTGTTGAGTTTATACTGGCCAGACTGGACAGGAGTGGTGTACATGAGAGCATCGTTAaactgcagaaacaaacaaaaagaggacACAAGGGGCAGTTGGGCGCAAACACAATTCATGGACAGTTTTCCCAGGCCAGAGCACCAGTGCACTCATCACTCACCAGGAAGAACATCCGCGGCTGCATGACCTTCCTGGACAGCTTCATCAGAGTGCCCTCCTTCAGAAACACCTGGGAGTGTGG includes these proteins:
- the ndufa12 gene encoding NADH dehydrogenase [ubiquinone] 1 alpha subcomplex subunit 12, whose amino-acid sequence is MAEYANIVRRALGQVGGHGGIRGLLLQLFRVNDVKTGTLVGTDKYGNKYYEDTKHYFFGRHRWVIYTTEMNGKNTLWEVDGSMVPAEWHRWLHCITDDPPTTHPPVPKKFLAETHQFNVSGTSQQYVPFSTTRKKIHEWVPPKVGSQ